The genomic DNA TGGGACTGGTGAAGATTTCTGTAATGGTCATGATTGGAATTGTTTCTGCAGGTGATGGGTGCTTATGGATACAGCATTGAGCACATTCTAATGGTTGACATTCTTCCTGATCCTTCTGTGCGCAAGGCTATGAACGAAATCAATGCAGGTAAAATTTAGTTCCATTACCGGGGAAAATGTTTCCCTACACATTGAAGCATAGaaaaatttatactttttatgATTATAGGACTCATTGAAGTATGTTTTGTTAAGACTTCTACTTACATTTCTATATTGCTTGTCAAATACTTAAAATGCAGCCCAAAGGCTCCAGCTCGCGAGTGTTTACAAAGGAGAAGCAGAGAAGATTCTCCAAGTGAAGAGAGCTGAAGCAGAAGCGGAAGCCAAATACTTAGGCGGTGTCGGAGTGGCTAGACAGAGGCAGGCAATCACGGACGGATTGAGGGAGAACATATTGAACTTCTCTGACAAAGTAGAAGGCACATCAGCCAAAGAAGTGATGGACTTGATCATGATCACACAGTACTTTGACACTATAAGAGACCTTGGAAATTCCTCAAAGAACACAACAGTGTTTCTTCCTCACGGTCCAGGACATGTGAGGGACATCAGTGACCAGATACGCAATGGTATGATGGAGGCGGCTAGTGCTCAGGTTAGCGAAGTCTAAAGGAAGATTCACTTTGGGGTTGTGAAttgagtttgtttctttggCTTTCTCAGATTATGGTTTAATTTATGTTACACCAGTGTGACTTTGTTGGATTTTgcctctctttattttttatggtttttatggtGGTATTATTGTTATTGCAGTATATATAATAACCCAAAGTACTTGAACTCTTATGAAGAGGAACATAAGAAAGTTGAGCCGACGGGCGCCATATGTGGGTTTTAattctttgtgtttttcttgtttgagtCATTCTCGTTCTTATAATACCTGACCACAAAAGAATTATTAGTTGTTCATTCGGGGAATCTTACATACATCCCCATCGAAAGATTGGATCAAAGCTGGAACTCTTTAAGAAATCAACTTGTTGATCTTGAATCACTTTCTTCTGGATgctatataatgttttatggaTTAGAGTAGATTCTTTCTAGTTGAATCTCGAACCGGTTCTTAAATTTGATGAACGCAATCCAAACTCATTTCGAGAAAATGAAAGATGCAAGCCCTTGTGCAGACTATTGAATATAAGTCAAGATGAAAAAGACAATTGATGCGAAGCCTCCTGTTGTGTTGGGTTTAGAATATGAGAAAGATCAAAGATGGTTTGAGGCCGTTGACAAGAAACCTTTAGTTAATGTTGTTGCTTCTCAGATCTTGGTATCAAACTCAAACCACTCTCATTGGTAAGCACAAATTAAAGTCAAAATGGGATAATGATGACAAGGATAAATTCTATAATAATTTTCAGCCTATATATATTCGTCGTTTCCTATAATGAAAGTCTAAACCTTATGTGTTACTGATCAGCTGAGTGTATTTTTATAGTGATTGGCATTGTATGAATGAATATATGGGCCGGAAAAGCAAATTTGACGCGTCCGATAGGTCCGACATTTTGCTTTGATGGGAGACaatgaagaaaaacatatgGCTAAGCTGTTCTATAATTAGTATAATGCCCAAACCGCAGATAAACTCGGAGATAGAATTCTTGTCGTAATCACTGTCTAAGACAATAATTATATCACCAAGTTTAATTTCTACTAAtacaacttttttaatttctacCCTAGTcattttctcccaaaaaaaaaaaaaaatttacaatcatTCACAACAAAAGcatttctaaaataacatttaagtTGACCAGTATGATCTCGTAAGACTCACGCTCGCCTGCTTAATGACTTGTCATTCCCCCAAGGAACATGTACATTACATGTCAAATTTCTCTTATGAGGTTTAAACTATTTTCCCTTCAAAAATCTCTTGCGACTAGTGGTTGCATTACCAATTCAGAGTTCGTATGTATATTTGCATCCATCATGATGTTTACTTTCTTACTTTCCTAAATTATCGCATTACAGTTCTTCCATATCAAAATCTAAGAATACCTTCTTTTATACGAGATAGAATGAgagtgatatatcatggtttatAGGGTTTTTGGTCATGATATAAGTTtgatttatagagtttttttttggtatttttagagtatATTTCAAGTCTTTGTAGGTTTATGTTATTTTAGATGAGCAAACTACTTATTCGCAAATAAATTTGGTTTAgagattttgtgaacttatcaaacttGAATTTAATGCTTGTCTGAATTGTTGAATTTAGCAAAGAAGTTTAGAATTCTAGATTTAGACATAGATAACTTCTGCAACAAAAGCTAGTTAATTTATCATTCTGATTTAAGTTTTAGAATATGTTCTTAATTATTGTGACATTTTAATCTGCAATTCTGAATTACTTGAGAAATTCACTGAACTTATCTCTCCTTCTATTGAATacactcttttgttaatttattttcttgcatcttatttcaaaacaattaatttgGTTTAGGTTAATTTGAAACTAAATAACCTATTCCGTAATCTAGAGTCCTTATCAAATTCAACCaataagtactacaattgatctatttgagagagtagctctaggataaatttgagcatatcaaagaGCATAATCTATATaacattcaacaaaaaatacatatatatcagAAAAATGAAGGAGATAAACCATTTTGCGGCCAAGGAATGTAATCAAAGGCAAAAAAAATTTTGCAACAATGAAATTGAGTAAAACATGGCAAATAGTTCAATTGCAACTTCAAATATTTGATAACAAAGATTCATGGGAATACCATGAACACTTAAATGCTCGACAATAGTGGAGGCTTTTAAGATAGCtcgccacaaaaaaaaaatctaattttatgaTTGTTTTGAGCCTCCGTATATGTTGTTTTAATGCAAGTATTACCAGGTCCTCTTATATATCAGCTTTTACGTCTTATAGTGCTGAATCACTATTTTTCATACAAAATGCTACATATGCATAGTTGAACAACATATGCACAAGTTGTCtcccataattttttttaataattgtttcaATTAATGAGTTACTaccttattttataattatagtatatcaaattcaatatataacctaattaatttaagaaagcAGTAACATAGACAAGGGGagtagataaagagaaagagatgataaTGGTGGTCTTAATATAGAGGAAGACCACCATCTCATCAATTCCATCGGTCGTGGTCTTCATTGCAATGAAGAACTTTGCCGATTTTGGTATAGACCAAACTGGCAGCGAAGACGATTGCAGAAGCCGGAACAGTGGCTTTATTCggtttttcctttctttgttttaatttgtattattattgaattttattttctaaaaaatggATATTtcactaaagtttttttttggtaatatagAATTTTACgaattaattatagaaaaacgGAGTATGTTATTTggattgatctctctctcttgctacaattatatatagtttcatcTCTTAAgattttaccaaaataaatataaaaaatgaca from Camelina sativa cultivar DH55 chromosome 2, Cs, whole genome shotgun sequence includes the following:
- the LOC104726315 gene encoding hypersensitive-induced response protein 4, with protein sequence MGNTYCLLGGCIDQASVGVVERWGRFEHIAEPGCHFFNPLAGQWLAGVLSTRINSLDVKIETKTKDNVFVQLVCSIQYRVVKASADDAFYELQNPKEQIQAYVFDVVRALVPMMTLDALFEQKGEVAKSVLEELEKVMGAYGYSIEHILMVDILPDPSVRKAMNEINAAQRLQLASVYKGEAEKILQVKRAEAEAEAKYLGGVGVARQRQAITDGLRENILNFSDKVEGTSAKEVMDLIMITQYFDTIRDLGNSSKNTTVFLPHGPGHVRDISDQIRNGMMEAASAQVSEV